Below is a genomic region from Methanobacterium sp..
GATAATATTTCTTTGCCATGGAGATATGTTGTATTGAATGAATTATATATAATTTCAGTATAATTTTGGATAAAGGAATAGTTTTTGAAAATTAATGAATGTTACTCAAACTATTATAATTTAAAAATCAATATCCAGAATCTCTTTTATATTCTCCACAATGACATCTGCAGAGTTGTAAACCATTTGTGGATTCTTCTCTTTCTGCTGTACAGTAAGAACACCAATATCTGCTTCTTTTAGGGCAAGAACATCATTTACACTGTTTCCAACCATCATAACGTCATAGTTCCTTTTAAGTCCCTTTACAATTTCCATCTTTTTCCAGGAGTCTGCAGTGTCAAAAACATTTTCTTCAGGTATTCCAATGTATCTTGCAAGCGCTTTTAAAGATCCTTTCCGATCTCCGGAGGCTATGAATATGTGAATGTCTCTTTTTTGCAGTTCTTTAACCACATCTCGCACTTCTGGGAATATTCTTCCTCCTGAAGTGACTATAAATTCAATTTTTCCCTTGTTTAGATTCACTATAAATCCAGATCCACTGCATACCTGTATATTGTAACCTTTGGCTGTTACTGCCCTTATTGTATCCTGGATATCACTTACTTTAGATTCATCGCCAGTAATGGCTTCAATTAATTCCTTTTTTTTGATTTCAACGGTTGAATAGCTTATATCAATATGGATGTCGTTCCTTTTAATGAACTGACATATTCTCTGGTCTGGTTTTGCATTAATTATACACTTTGAAGGGTCTGTCTGTATAACTACAAGTGCTCTTGCACTGCTGCTGTCTACAATATCCAGCGAACTTATGGTATCAAATATTTCGCCTGTTTGAAGGTCTTTCACAGCTCTATATCTTTCAATAAGTGTCCCTGAATTATCGAATACAATCGCTTTCATATTATCAACTGTTATTTGCAGATTATCATTTTTTGATATGAATTTTATAGTCAGATCATAATTAATTGAACTTACAATGTTTGAAAAAGTCCAGTGTAATGATTTTATTGATTAAATTCAATATTTCACCATTTCATTTGATGTACTAAAAATTTTTGCACCTGATTATAATTTAACTACAATAAATATTGTAAAAAAAATTATTTATCATTATTGTTTATTGGAATCTATTTTATAATTTATAACATCCCTATGTTTTATGGGCATTCGTATTGGAGAAATAAATTAGGTTTTTTGGACATTATAACTGATTTAGAACTATTTTTTAAGTTATATATGGTTAATAATGAATTAAACATACTAACAATGGATATAACACTGTATTTTTAAAATGTGACTATTATCACAAATTAATAATACATAAGTATATATATTTAATAATATAATACTATTAACCGGGATTGTATAGCTAAAAATATTGGCAGGATTCCAATTAATAATAAAAATCCCGTTTTTTGTATAAATTGGCAATTTAAGCCACAAAAATGTAATAAAAACAGTTGTAACTTTATGCTGGTATTGTGACTGCAATCACAAATCTGTAATAAAATTTCATTCATTAGTGATTACAGTGTTTATTTATCCAGAAGAGGATGATAAGAAATGAAATTAGAAATGGTTATTAAATTTCTTATTTTATTTGTAGTTATAATGCTATTTATCTTCCCTACATCTGCAGAGGGTTCTTCAACATCTTCACAAACTGTAAGTGTAACTATACCAGAGACTACTGCAGTCTCAGCAAATTATGGAAATAGTTCAACAATATTTATTGGCCCCATATCTCAGGGTACTAATGAGATCACCATTAACAATGTATATTTTGCAAACCCCTCAAATGTAGACACAGAAATCTGGATTAAAGCAAGTGGTGACCTTACAGGTACAAGTACAGCAAGTACGATAAGCTTGTCTAATCTGAAATATATTATTCCAGGTTTGGGCGCAGCTGGAGAATTAACGGATCAATACACCAAAGCATGTGTGCTTAAAAAACCAAAACAGGGAAGTAGTAATTCAGGAATGGGCGTGGATTTACAGTTAAAGATTCCTTATGGAACAACTCCGGATACATACACAACAACAATCTATTTCACATCCCTAAAATTTAACTCTGATGCACCAGTATGAGATCAAACATCAGATAAAATTAGAAAGTATAGATGTATTATCGTCTTTACTTTCTAATACCTCCTTCAATCTAATACAAGACTTAAATGTACGTATTACTATTTTTATATATAAAATAGATTGATTAAATTAGAAAATTTTGTTTATAGGTATCTGTTTGGTTATTTATAGAATTTAAGGGAATATTTGAATATTTTATCCGTAATTTAGTCAATAATAATTACTCTTAATACATAAAATTATAATAATCATAAAATTCAACTATATTATAAAGAAAGGGGAGGGTATAGTTGGAAATTAGAGTTAAAGTTGGAGATGAGAAAGCATCAACAATTCGAAATTTGCTGAATAATGGCTTAAGGGGTAAATACGTTTTACAATCTGTAACTGAGGATAAAGGAAAAGGTGAATTTATTTTTCAGTATAAAAAGATGAAATAATTATATTTTGTATATAAATCTAATTTTTATAATTCTATTTAATTAATCAGGCTGAATATTTTCTAAAATTTTATGTATATGTTTTAAAACAGATTTACCTGGGAAACGATGAAATAGACGCCAAGTAGGATAAGGAATACTCCGCAAATTACCATTACTGCCTTATATGTTTCATCGCTCATGAATTTTGATCCTCTGCTTGATGCGAACGAGACTACGCTGAACCATGAAAGATCAGCTAACCAGTGGCCAATTGAAAATGCTAAAATTCCAATAATCCCTGCCAGTGCGAGTCCTTTAAACATGAATGCCAGGCCAATGGTTCCCCACCATATAAAAAAATAAGGGTTGGAAATACTTGTTATAACTCCCTTAATAAAAGATCCGTATTTTGGGGTTCTGTTTTCATTAGTTTTGATATTTGACAAAGTGGTATTTGATCTGGATGTACTGTATCCCATAAATATGAGGACTGTACCTCCAAATATTCCAATGATAAAAGCCGCAGTTTGGGAACCTAAAATCTGACCTAAACCTGCCAAAATGGCGATCATCATCAGTATTTCTGTCATTATGTGGCCTAGGATAATCATGGGGCCTGTTTTAAACCCTTTTTTAACAGAGTCAGAAACTGTTACAGTGAACATGGGTCCTGGGACTAATGCGCCAGATAATCCAACTCCAAATGAAGTTAATGCAAATAACGCAATTTCAATCAAGTAAATCACTAAAATGGGTGGTTCTTTGTTTGAAAATTTGTAATTTTCAACCGCAAAAATCATTATGAAAATCCATTTGTAACTTAAATACTATTAACTAATATTGAATTTACATTCACATAAAAACTCCAGTATAATAAAAGATCAACACCAAAAAATAGATAAAACATGGATTTACCATGTTAATATTCATTTAAAACTTTCATTATCTCGGATAAATGATAATTAATGACTTTCATTTGGTCTTCATTTAATGGTCGGGTCCGTGTCAAATACCTAAAACGTTCGAAAACATGTCCCATTTTATTAATTAATTCGTTTATATAAATTTTCTCTTCGAACATTTCATCACCAGTCTGTACTTTGTTTTTAATGCGGATAAATTTAACTATGTATGAATCGAAGAGGCTGTCTCATGATTTTTTTATACTTCAAATTATTATTTTTTCCAGATTTTGAATTAGTGGACAGCCTATTTAAAAAAATGAAAATGTTATTCTAAGAAATTCATCTTTTGACCGATGCCTTTTTGAAGAGCCTTCTCATACACGTTCCATGCAGTGACTATGTCCTGAACTGCAAGTCCTGTTGAATCAAATACTGTAATCTCTTCATCTGAGGTTCTACCTGGAATGGAACCTATTATTACATCTCCAATTTTACTGTGGATGTCATTTTGTCGTATAATACCTTCTTGAACTGGAATGTTAATTTCACCACTGTGGCTGGCCTGATCCCAGCAGTCAATTATAATTTTAGATTTTTGGAGTATATGGCTGTCTAGTTCCTGCTTACCTGGAGCATCAGCCCCCATTGCATTAATATGAGTCCCGGGGCCTACCCATTTTGATTTAACGACAGGTTCTCGTGCAGGTGTGGTGGTCAACAGTACGTCAGCACCTTGTACAGCTTCTTTTATAGTATCAACTGCTTTAACAGGAATCCCATATTTTTCAGAGGCTTTTTGAGCAAATGATTCCCTTGTTTGGCAGGTTCTGCAGGAAACCCTTACTTCCTTAATGTCTATTACTTCCATTATAGCTTCAAGTCCCGTTTCTGCCTGAACTCCAGCCCCTACAAGTCCTAAAATTTCAGAATTATCTCTTGCGAGGTATTTTGTGGCAACTCCTGCTGCAGCACCTGTTCTCATATCTGTGATCCAAGTTCCATCCATTACAGAAACTGGAAAACCTGTTTTAGGGTCTACAAGCTCGATCATTGCCATGACCGTTGGCAGGTTGTGTTTTCGGGGGTTGTCTGGATGCACATTTACATTTTTAACTCCAGATTCATTTAGGCCACGAATAAAACATGGCATTATTCGGAGGTCACCCCTAAATTTTTTATAAAATATATATTCTTTGGGAGGCATCTGGACTTTACGCTCCGCATGAAACTTATATGCAGTTTCAACATTTTTAATAGTCTCTTTCATGGTTGTAAGTTCTTTAACCTGGCTTTGATTTAGAAGTATTGTCTCTGGCATAAGTACACCTCATATAATTATGTAATCTTTTGTTGTTATAACTTCTTAAATTTAGCGATTTGTGTAGAAAATATCATGTTTTGTGAACTAAATATGGTCCATAATTTTGAATTTAATAAATAAAAAATCAAATATGCGTGGTAACACAGTGTTCCTCATGTTTAGTCGGTTTTATTGGTATTAACATGGAGCATATTAAGCCTATAATTAGCATTAAGGTTACTACATTAAATGCATCTTTCATAGCATTTGTTTTTTGATGATCTTCAGTTACTCCTGTCCCTTTTATAATAGGCATATTCACAGCGCTTACTTTCTCAAACAATCTCTGATTATTATTTCCATAGGAACTGCCTGCAGGTAAATCGTACATGGATCCGCCTCCTAAAGTACCGAAACTTCCAAGTATTAATATTACTCCCAGAACAGCGGTTCCAAGTGAAGAACCAAGGTTAATGCCGGTATTCAGGATTCCTGACGCATCAGACTGTTGGTCCCTCCTGGCAGCTGCAAAGATTATATTTGCTGAATGGGGGAAAACAATTCCCATTCCTATTCCGAGGAATAGTACGCCCGGAATCATGTCCATAACCGTTGTGGAAGGACTGAAAATAAGGCTCAAATATATGCTTCCGGCTAAAGATGCTAAAAATCCAATAGAAAGTATATAACGCGGTTGCATTCTTGTTGAAACCTTTCCTGCTGTAAATGACATTGTAAAAATGCCTATACTCATAGGTATCAGGGTTAAACCGGTTACTAATGGATTGGTTCCTATAACTCCCTGTAAAAACACTGGAATAACGAAAGTCACCCCTCCAATTGTGAAATTCATTATTAATCTTGTTATGTTTCCTAAGGTGAAAGAATGATCTTTAAATAGGGTAATGTCAAGCAAAGGCATTTTATTCCATTCAATCCTTCTTTTCTGGGTGAAATAAAATATAATCAAGAGAAATATTCCAATTATAATGGATAAAATCGCAGTGTTCCAACTTGAGGGGTTGTTAAGTAGCAGCACACCAACAACCAGCAGAAATATGCCCAGTGAAGAATTTATTGCCCCTAAAACATCTATTTCACGCCATTTTATAACGGGTGGGAATACATCGATCTCTTTTGAAAACAGGAGTATCGCAATGATTATAACCAGTTCAAGTGCAAAAGCGTAACGCCAGGAATAGTAAGTTGTTAAAAATCCACCTATAATTGGCCCGATAGTCCCTGCTCCCGAAGCCATGGAACTTATTATTCCCAGTGCGAAGGCTCTTTTTTCTCCCCCGTAAGTTCCGGAGATTATGGAAGTAGTGGCAGGCATCATAAGTGCAGCCCCTACTCCTTCAAGTATGGACCATCCGAGCAGAAGCATGATGCTGTTTATACTTAAAGCTGCGACTATTGTACCTGCTCCATAGATAGATGCACCCATAAGGAATGTTTTTTTCCTCCCAAAAACATCCTGCAGTTTTCCTCCAAAGAGCATTAATGAAGCCATAACCAGGGAGTAAATCGCGATTATGGCTTGAATAGTTTGAATAGTAGTACTCAAATCTCTTATTAAGGTATAAATCGCTACATTTAAAAATGTTTTATCTATAACTATGGTAAAGACAGATAGGGTAACAATTATAAGGGTTAACCATCCATTTTTTGATTTTTCCGCCACTATAAATGTCCTCCACGGATTTAAGTAATGATTGAAGTTAAAATATTAAACAAATCAAATAGCGCAACTTCATGTCCTTACTATTTTTGTTTTTCATTTGATTAATTTTTATACATTAAAAAAGGGAATATATGTCTAAATAGTTTTAAAAAAATATATTCCTATTTTTAGATTATTTAAATGGATATGGTGGTTAAAAATAGTTTAATATCAAAAAATAATAGCTTAAATAAAGTATTTATAAATTTAAATATTATTAAAGCGTAAACTATTTTTTAAATAAACTTAAATTTGTTTTAAAATAAATCAATATTTAACTGAATTTTAAGTCAATGATATAGATTTCCATGTTTAAAGGGTATTTAAATGAATTCCAATCTAAATAAACGTTTTTGGGAAGTTGACTCCCTGCGTGGGCTTGCCATAGTAATGATGGTAGTGTTCCATTTCATATTTGACCTGAACTATTTTGGAATTTACAGTTTCAACATGTACTCTGGATTTTTATGGTGGTTTGCGCGTGTAACTGCATCTATATTCATCTTCTTGGTGGGAGTATCTTTAAGTCTTAGTTACGCAAGGACAACCATTTCAAGCAACCGTCCAACTGAAAAAGAGCTTTTTTTGAAGTATTTAAAGAGGGGGCTTAAAATATTTTCCTACGGGCTTTTAATTACTGCTGCTACCTATATTTTTATTGGAGACGGTTTCATCGTGTTTGGAATTCTCCATTTTATAGGAATAGCTATAATCCTGGAATATGTGTTTATAAAACGTAAATATTTTAACCTGTTTTTGGGTCTGGCATTTATCGTGGCAGGAATTATATTAATGCGCTTTAGGTTTGATTTTTATAGCCTTTTATGGCTTGGATTTACTCCAAATAATTTTTACACTGTAGACTATTTCCCACTGCTGCCGTGGTTGGGAGCAGTTTCCTTTGGGATATTTCTTGGAAACACACTCTATGAAAAATATGTGAGGCAGTTTGAACTGCCTGATCTGTCCAATAATCTGGTTGTGAAGGTGTCAAGCTTTTTAGGGAAGCATTCGCTGCTTATTTATTTAATTCACCAGCCGATAATAATTATACTGCTGCTTCTTTTTGGCTTTATAGATCTCAGTTATTTTTTTCCTACTCTTTAACGTGCATAAATGGTTCTAAGTTCATTTACTCACTATGTTTAGGTCTTTTAATAATAGGTAGACTCCATAAGTGGATAATCAGGTTTTTGCTGTTGCAGGTCTGGTGACTGGAACTGATAATTTGTTATAGCTTCTCAGGGTTACTGTGCCTATATATTTTTTTGAAGGAATCCGTGGCAATGTTTTTGAATATATTTTACGGCTTCCAAAGAAGATATTGTCTGGTTTTCCTCTATACCTTTTAATTAATTTTCCGCCGTCGTAGGATGCCCATACTTTAACTTCAGTTGAATTGGAGACATTGACTCTGTAGGTGATTACATTACGCCTGTTAACTCCATATCTGTCAGTACCTGCAAGATATATTGCTGATGCTACGGAGACAGATTTTTTAGGGATAATGCCCTGTCTGTAATAAGTAGGGCTGTTAGGAACAACTACATATTCTCCATCTTTCATTTTAAAGAGTTTGGTTTTGGAGCGTCCATAATTGTAGGTGACCAGGCCGACATTACCGGAAGGGTCCTTAATAAGGAAATGTCCGAGTCCTTCTTTCTTTAGCAGTGCATAAGCACTGTTTATATCGGCTTTTTTAATATGTCCTCTTACTGAAGCCCGTCCCGCAATACTTTCCAGCTTTTTGGTTATCCAGACAATATCTGGACCCCCAGTTGAAACTATCCAACCATTCCTGGTGATAATAGTGTGAAAAAAATACCCATTGGTTGTTTTATATTCTTTAACTGCTTCTTTTCCATACCACTTTGTTTTTATGATATGGAGATTTGCGGCGTAGGTGGAATCTCTTCTATATGAGAATAAGTCTACCCCTTTTTTAACATGAACCAAAACAGAACAACACCCGCTGCTTGTTTTTATAGTTTGAGAAGCTTTTTTAATCCCTGTGGAATTAACACTGGTAAAATTAGTTTCATTTGTTAAATGGTTATTGTAGGTTGTGTGATTATCCAAATTAAATGAGTCATTATTGTCTGCTGCTGCAGCAGTTCCAATTAAAAATAAAAAGGATGCAAATAGAACAGTTACAAGAATTATTTCTTGCAATTTCAAAATTTTATTTACCCCCACGTAATTTTCAGTAATTGCAGTATGTATTATATTAAAACTTTTTAATAAAATAATCTGTTTTGATAGAGGCGGTTTAGAGCTCTTGTTACATTAAATATAATATTTTATTCATTATATTGGTATTATATATTCTTTTAGAAATGTATGGGGCATAAAATATATATAAATAAGTTTAATAGTTAAATAATGAGATTTTAAGCTTTATATATAGTAAATAATGGATATCTAACCTGCTTATCATATTGTGAACGTGAGTCAGATTATCTGGAAATAACGAATTCTTCTAATGTAGGGATTTTATGGAAACTTCATGCATTTAATATGGTTTTAAGATTAAATTCGAAAGGCATTAGTTTTAATTCAATGATTTAAATTTTTATATTCGCAACTGATATTTATTATAACCTAGATAACTAACATATTATATTGATTGCAGTGAATAACATAACTTTCTGAACTATGAATTTTAGATAATTTGTAGGAAATACCCTATTAAATTCATTCTTATGCTCTTTAATTCAATTAAAATGATATTTCAATGTAATGAGAAACTATTTAGTATAACTATAAATAAATTATTTTAATAGATAAAGCACAAGCACGATTTATTGATATTCAAATGATCATTTTATTATTAAACAGTAAGGTGTGGCCATGAGTCTTTTAAATAAAGAACGTTCAATTAAAAATCATGAAATAACAGCTTTAGAGAATGTAGAAAGCTTTTTAAAAACAATAAATAAGAAAAACGACAGTATAAATGCTTTTTTAGAAATAAAAGAAGATGAAGCGATCCAGGCAGCAGAGAAAATCGATTCTAAAATTGAAAAAGGCGCTGAAGTAGGAAAGCTTGCAGGGCTCGCTGTTGGGATAAAAAGCAACATCAACATTGAAGATTTTAAGATCACAGCAGCTTCAAAAACCCTTGAAAACTACATTGGAAGCTACAATGCCACTGTTGTAAACCGAATAAAAGAACAGGACGGCATAATTCTTGGTGTGACCAACATGGACGAGTTTGCAGCTGGAAGTTCCACTGAAACATCCTACTTTGGATACACAGAAAACCCTGCCGCACCTGGAAGAATTCCAGGAGGTTCAAGCGGGGGAAGTGCAGCTGCAGTTGCAGCAGAAATGTGTGATCTCTCATTAGGATCTGATACTGGTGGATCCATAAGAAACCCTGCATCTCACTGTGGAGTTATGGGATTTAAACCAACTTATGGTGTAGTATCGAGACAAGGATTACTTGATCTTGCAATGAGTCTTGACCAGATCGGGCCTTTTGCTCAGGACGCTGGTGGAATCGCTTTAATGCTTGATACAATTGCAGGATACGACCCAATTGAATGCACAAGCCTGAAAGATACTCCTGATTTTGAAGGTATAACTGAAAAGTCACAGGATGCTCTCAAAGGAATGAAGGTAGGTGTAGTAAAAGAGTTCTTTGATGTTTCTGATGATAAGATAGTCAATATAATTGAAGAGCAGATCGATAAAATGACAGAAGCAGGGGCCGAAGTAGTGGAATTAAGCTTCGACTATATTGATTTATGTCTACCTACCTACTACCTCATAAACTATGTTGAATTTTTCTCTGCAACAAGAAAATACGACGGCCGAAAATATGGTTACAGAATTGAAGATGTATGTGGAGATGAAGTTTTAAGGAGAATTCACATAGGTTCATATATCAGCCAGAAAGAATACAGCGGAAAATACTACAAAAAAGCACTGCAGGCAAGATCATTAATTAGAAGAGAAATAACTAAGCTTTTAGGCGGTGTGGATGTAATAATAGGCCCAACAGTTCCAAAACTCCCTCACAAACTTGGTGAATCACTGGATACAATGGAAATGTATGCTTACGATGTCCTGACAGTTATAGCAAACCTTGCAGGAATTCCAGCAGCAAGTATGAAGGCTGGAGAAGTTGATGGAATACCAGTTGGACTCCAGATTCAGGGAAAACCATTAGATGATGCTAAAATTATTCAGTTAATGGCGGGACTTGAACAGATTTAACCAAATTTTTTATTTTTCAGCGTGGAAACAATGAAAAAAATAGGTCTCCTGTATGTAAAAGGTGCGCTGCCCCTTTTTGAGAATTTCGGTGAACTACCAACACATATTGTGAAAGAAAATGGCCGGGTCAACGGTCAAAAAGCCAGTGATGTACTTGACGGGCTTATAATACCTGGTGGGAGCATAGTTGAATCACAAAGTGTTGGAGAAGATCTCAAAAAGGAAGTCATGAAAATGAATCATGATGGAAAATTTATTTTTGGGATGTGCTCTGGATTCCAGCTGCTTGCAAATAAAACGGATATAGGCAGACGTTCTCCGTGCCCTATTGAAAGGGAAGGCCTTGGAATTCTGGACGTGTCGTTTCGCCCTATGATCGGAACAGATAGAGTTGAAGCTGAAATTCTTGATGATTCATTTTTGACTAAGGGTATGGATGGAGAGACTGTTACAGGTTTTCACTGCCATACTTACGGGTTAATTGAAGGAAATGCTGCCCCTCTTTTTTTAAGCACAGTTAAAAGAACAGATTATCAAAATAATCCTCGTAAAATATTATCTGGAGCTAGAAATGATGAAGGGAATGTCACTGGTACGATGGTTCATGGGTGCCTCGATGAGAATCCTGCACTTGTAGATAATATCCTTGAATTTATAGGTGCAACTGAAAAAGATATTTTGGAGATTAAAGAGAAGAATACGGAGCTTTCAAAGAAAATTAGAAGCGAAATAGGTATAGATACGAATATCTCTGCCAACTCATTGAATTCTCCAGTAAATCCCTCTAACCTGGAGCTTCCGAAGGTTCTGATGATGGTAGGCACTGGTTCAGATTCTGGAAAAACATTCTTGACAACAGGAATCGTGGGGACTTTGCGAAAAAGAGGTTATCGGGTTTTCGTGTTAAAAGTAGGGCCGGATATAAGGGATTTAGTGCCTTCACTTTACTTGAATAAAGAAAATATGGAAAAATTCTCATCTATTCAAATAGGCGGACTTGGATGGATGGACTTAGAAAATGTCCTTAAGGACCTAAAAAATCAAAATTATGACCTTGTTTTGATTGAAGGAGTTATGAGTGCATTTACAGGACTATTAAACGAAAAAACTCCATTTTCGTCGGCTGAAATTGCAAAGGCTGCAAATATTCCAGTTATTATGGTCTCATCATGCAGTAAAGGCGGAATTGAAACTGCAGCGGTGGATATAGTTGGTCATGTAGGCATAATGGACAAACTTGGAGTTCAGACAAGTGGTGTTATCTTAAATAGGGTTTACGATAAGTCTATTTCAAAGGTTTCATCAGCTTACATAACCAAAATGACAGGTAAAAATGTTATAGCTGAAGTTCCCAAGGTAAAAATGACCGAAAGGGGCAATACTCCTGAAGTAGAAATTAAACTGGAAGAGTTCTGTTTAAATGCTATGAAAACAGTTGAAGAACATTTAAATATGGATCAAATCCTTAAAATGGCTGAAATTCCTGAATTCAGCGGTTATTTGTCCTATAAAGAAATAGTTTCTAAATTTTAAAAAATATAAAAAAATAGGTTTCAGATTAATCTGTTGAATTTTCATCTATATTTTGTATTTTTTCCATTAACTCCTTATTCTGGTTAATCAGTGATTCTATCTCTGAACTGTTGCTGTTTATCTCACTTTTAGTCGAATTGATTTTCTGATTCGTTGTTTCATATACTGCTTCTAAGTTGTTTATTTCTTTTTTTAGATTGTTGTTCTTTTTAATCAGCGATTCTATCTGAGTACTGTTGTTATTTATTTGATTTACTGAGTTAATATACTGTGTTTTAATTTCATTTTTCATTGAATTTTTTATTTCTGTTCGGGGGTCTCTGTTTCGTGGTGTGTGTTCTTTATTCAGGTCATCGTATATTTTTTCTATATCCTTTTGAAGGTCCTCGTTTTGAGTAAATATTGAATGTATTTTTTTTAAGCCAGTTACAATGGTGCTGTTGTTTTGGCTTGATGTTTGTGGATGTTTTGTTTGTAGCTTTTCATGATTTATACTGGTTGAATTAGCAGCAAATACCGGTAAAGTACCAACCAGTATAAGTAAACATATTAACGCAATTTTTTTTACAATATTCTTGCCTTTATCACCTCCTTGTTTTGATCTAACTTCATTTTAATCTAAGGCGCTTTAAAAATAAATATTTATTTCCGATTTACACCCAAATTTTTACCAAATAAACCCCTAAATAGAACCAAATCAAAAAATAGCCCATGATTAATAATGTAAATTTAAAATAAATTGGATAATATAATTTAAAGGGTGATAGGGGCTTAAAATAAGTGTAATACTCTGCCATTTTTCAATGGGATTTCAAAAATTAAGGGATATTTACATTAATGTGGTATTTTTATCTGATTTTAGTAAAATAGAATTCAATATTTTAAAAATGAAAAATCGTTAAAGGCGTATGCCTTTAAAAATTAACTAACTTATTCCTGGGTTTCTTTAAATTCGTGGTATGCTTTTATGACTTCATCACCGCTTAAAAAGATGAGCCCTTTCTCTTCAGCATATTTTGCGACTTTGTCAGTGGTCATGGAGCCACCGGTTTC
It encodes:
- a CDS encoding AAA family ATPase; amino-acid sequence: MKKIGLLYVKGALPLFENFGELPTHIVKENGRVNGQKASDVLDGLIIPGGSIVESQSVGEDLKKEVMKMNHDGKFIFGMCSGFQLLANKTDIGRRSPCPIEREGLGILDVSFRPMIGTDRVEAEILDDSFLTKGMDGETVTGFHCHTYGLIEGNAAPLFLSTVKRTDYQNNPRKILSGARNDEGNVTGTMVHGCLDENPALVDNILEFIGATEKDILEIKEKNTELSKKIRSEIGIDTNISANSLNSPVNPSNLELPKVLMMVGTGSDSGKTFLTTGIVGTLRKRGYRVFVLKVGPDIRDLVPSLYLNKENMEKFSSIQIGGLGWMDLENVLKDLKNQNYDLVLIEGVMSAFTGLLNEKTPFSSAEIAKAANIPVIMVSSCSKGGIETAAVDIVGHVGIMDKLGVQTSGVILNRVYDKSISKVSSAYITKMTGKNVIAEVPKVKMTERGNTPEVEIKLEEFCLNAMKTVEEHLNMDQILKMAEIPEFSGYLSYKEIVSKF